The nucleotide sequence GCCGACGTTTAAGCGCTCCAGGGCGTCCACGATCTCTTCGGGCTTTTGCGGCCCCCGGCTGGACCCCAGCACCGTGCCGCCGAACTGGTGGATGTCGGACACGGCGTTTGGCGTCAGAGGCACCGGCTCGTAGCCGTAGGCTTCGATGAAGCCTTGCAGCCCGAAGCGGATGCCGAGCACGCCGGCCACGTGGTAGTTGTGGCAGCACTCCATGACGATGGCCCGGATGACGTCGTTTAAGCCCGGGCACAGGCCGCCGCAGGTGACGATGGCGACTTTGACCTTGGAGGAGTCGTAGTAGATGTTGCCGCGCGGCCCGGCCACTTCGAACTCGGCCCGGCACGGGCCGGGCACGCCGCCGAAATCGGCTGCGTCGAGCTCCATGGAGACCCGAAAATTGTCGTCCACGAAACGGCAATACGGCAAGGGGGACGGGATCTTGGCCGGCCCAAGCGAGGCGATGGCGGTATCGGCCGGGGCAATGGGGCAAGAGTCTTCCATGGCACGCTCCTTACCACCAAACTACCAGCTTGCCCCCCAGCCGGCAACACGATCCGGCGACGAGGGGGCGAAATCGCCGCGCCGCCCTTGCGTCCGTCGCCGTTGTCGCGCCGCACGGCAGCCCTGCTTTCCGACCAACGCCGGCCGGCCTTCGCGCCGGGACCAGCCGCGAAGACCGTAAGCGGCGCGAGACCGGCGGCCTAATCCCAGCGCACCTTCACTTCCGAGCCTTCCCCCCGGCCGGTGACCACCACCTTGCCCGAACGGCCAAGGGTCACGCTCTGCCCCGGCGTCAACACGATGTCGCGCCCGTCGCCGGCCGCCGTCACCCAAACCACGCCCTTGGCGCAGGTCACCCGGCAGTAGCGCACGCCAGTCAGCGCCAGATGCTTGCCCTGGCCCAGGCGCACCGACAGGCTGCGGCCCGGGGTGAAGATCCTGGCCCCGGCCTCGGCCATGGCCCGCAGCACCCGGCTGTCGCGCCAGCGCGACAGCCATTCGTCGATGATTCCCGTGCGCGTCGTCGCCAGCAGCCGGTCTTCCCGTAAGCGATCCACAAACATGGCAGCCTCCTTGGGGCGTGTCCGCGACCGCATCCGTCGCGCCCGGCACGCCTGAAGCGTTGGTTGGCTCGTGATCCCCGGCCGCCTCGCGGGCCGGGGCGTTGCCCGGGGACGGCCCCGGGCGCGCTTCCCTTGGACCATATTGTCTGTTACCATCACAGACACAGTTTTCAAAAAAAACCTCCATAACAGATGTGGGCCGCGCCCACGCCCGGAGGCCGCCATGACCTTGCCTGAAACCGATTCCGGCATTTTCCGCTATATGGCCGTGGAGAAACATATTTTGCGGCTTCTGGAGTCCGGCGAGCTGCGCGTGGGCGACCGCGTGCCAAGCCTGCGGGGGCTGGGCGGCCGCCTTGGCGTCAGCGTGTCCACCATCAACCAGGCCTATCTGGAGCTGGAAAAGCAGGGGATCATCGAAGCGCGGCCCAAATCCGGGTTTTTCGTGCGCCGTACGCCCATCAAGCGGCCCGCCCCCAGCCGGGGCGAAGCGCCGCCGCGCGGACCGGCCACGGTGGCGCGCGGGGCGCTTATCCGCGAAGTCCTCGACGGCATGGGCCGGCGCGACATCGTGCCCCTGGGCGTGGCCCTGACCGATCCGTCGCTGTTGCCGGCCAAACAGATCGCCCGGCTGCTGTCCAAGGTGGCGGCCGGAGACGAACGGGTGACGAGCTACGAGGGCGTGCAGGGCAATCTGGAACTGCGCCGTCAGATCGCCTGGCGGCTGGCCGAGGCCGGCATCGAGGCCGGACCGGACGAGGTGATGATCACCTCCGGGGCCATGGAGGCGCTGTATCTGGCCCTGCGCTCGGTGACGCGCCCGGGCGACAACGTGGCCATCCCGGCCCCGACCTATTACTGTTTCCTGCAACTGCTGGAAAACTTCGGGCTGCGGGCCGTGGAGCTGCCGTCCTATCCCGACGGGGGCGTGCGCCCGGCCGATCTGCGCTCGGCCCTGGACCGCTTCGATCTCAAAGCCGTCATCCTCACGCCCAATTTCAACAATCCCGACGGGGCCATGATCCCGGACGAGGCCAAGGCCGAGATGGCCGCGCTTCTGGCCGAGCGCGGCGTGCCGGTCATCGAGGACGACGTCTACGGCGACCTGCACTTCGCCGAGCGCCGGCCGCGCTGCCTGCGGTCCTACGACGCCACGGGCAACGTCCTGCACTGTTCGTCGTTTTCCAAGACCCTGGCCCCGGGCTACCGCCTGGGCTATCTGCTGCCCGGCAGGCACGCGGCCAAGGCCTTCGAGCTCAAGGCCACCACCAACGTCTGCTGCGCCACGCCGACCCAGGTCGCCGCCGCGCTGTATCTGGCCCAGGGCGGGTTCGAGCGCCACCTGCGCAAGACCCGGGGAGTGCTGGAGCGCCAGGCCCGGATGATCGAGGAACGGGTGCTGCGCCATTTCCCCGACGGCACGCGGGTGACCCATCCCTCGGGCGGCAGCGTGGTCTGGGTCCAGATGCCCGACAGCGTGGATTCCATCGCGCTGTTCTACGCCGCCCGGGAACTCGGCATCGGCCTGGCTCCGGGCAACATCTTTTCGAGCTGCGACCAGTTCAAGCATTTCGTGCGCTTAAGCTACGGCAATGCCTGGACGCCGCGCATCGAACAGGCCCTGGCCGACGTGGGCCGGCTGGCCCGGGAACTGGCCGAGGGCGGGGACCGGCCCGAGCCGGCCTGCTGATTCGCGCCCGACGCCGGGCAGGCGGGATTGTCGCCCCGAAGACGTTGGTTTTTTCCGCCAAGGCTGCTAGCTTTCCCGTAGAAGTCTGCGGCCCGCGCGGCCCGGAGGAGCCTTGTCATGCAGCTGACGTGCGAGGAGACGGATGCGGCCCTTGTGGTGCGCGTTTCCGGCGAGATCATCATGGACGCGGTGACCGAATGCCGCGCCGAGGTGGAACATCTGGCCCTGGCCGCCGCCGCCCCGGCCGTGGTGGTGGATCTCTCGGCCGTGGCCTTCATGGACAGTTCCGGGGTGGGATTCCTTATCGGCCTGCGCCGGCTGTGCCAGGACCACGGCAAGACCCTGTCCCTGGCCAATCCCACGCCGCCGATCAAGAAGCTCCTGGCCATGTTGCGCCTGACCGACTATTTCGACGCCCCGCCAACCGGCCCGGCCGGGGCCTGATGTCCGCCATGCGCATCGCCGTCGTCGACGACTCCGAGACCTTCCGGGCCTACCTCCAAGGCCTGCTGGCCGGCCGGGGCGAATTGTCCGCCTTCGACACGGCCGGCGACTGTCTGGTCGCCCTGGCCGATCCGGCCCAGCCGCCCGTGGACCTCGTGCTCATGGACCTCATCATGCCGGTCATGGACGGCCTGGAAGCCACCCGCCGCATCAAGGCCGATCCGGCCACGGCCGACGTGCCGGTCATCATGGTCACGGTGTCCGACGACGACGCCAGTCTGTCCGAAGCCTTTGCCGCCGGGGCCATGGACTACATCCAGAAACCGCCACGAAAGCCCGAGCTGCTGGCCCGGGTGGACTCGGCCCTGCGTCTCAAGGCCGCCATCGACGCCCGCAAGGCCCGTGAGCGCGAAATCAAGGCGGAAAAGGAATACATCGCCGCCATCCTGGAATATTCCCACGACGGCATCGCCGTGGCCGGCCCGGACGGCCGCTTCACGTTCGTTTCCCCCGGCATGGAGCGCATCTTCGGTCTGCCGGCCGACACCTACACCACCGCCGACCGCTGGCTGGACATCGTCTTCCCGGACCTGGCCGCCCGGGACGATCTGGCCGACATCTTCCACCAGCGCCCGGCCCCGGGCCATGTCTGGCGACGGCTCTACCCCTTTGCCGACAAAAACGGCCAGCGCCGGGCCTGCCAGATCCATTTCTCCACCATGCCCTCCGGCGACCTGATCCTCAACATCCAGGACATGACCCTTTTCGAGAAGCAAAAAGAGGATCTGGTCAAGAAGCACAACCGCCACCAAAAAGACCTCGACGCCGCCGCCGAGATCCAGCAAAGCCTGCTGCCCCGGCGCTTCACCATGTCCGACGCCCTGCGCTTCGCCTGGGAGTTCGTGCCCTGCCACAACATCGGCGGCGACATCTTCAACGTCTTTCCCCTGGGCCCCCACCATGTGGGCCTCTACATGCTCGACGTCTCGGGCCACGGCGTGGCCTCGTCCCTGGTCGCCCATTCGGTCTACAACTTCATGCACTACCAGCGCTCGACCCTGGTCGACCGCTCCGGCGGGGCCATCGACGTGGTGCCCCCCGAGACCGTGCTCTCTCGGCTCAACGACGAATTCCCCTTCACCAAGTTCCAGAAATTTTTCACCATCTTCTACATGACCATCGATTTGCGCACCGGGCGCGCCATCTACGGCAACGCCGGCCATCCCGCGCCCTGGCATATCCCGGCCGATGGCCCCATGGCCGAGCTGCCCGAACGCGGCCCCATCATCGGCTTGGCCGGCTTGCCCCCCATCCCCCCCGGCGAGCTGCTCCTGGCCCCGGGCGA is from Solidesulfovibrio magneticus RS-1 and encodes:
- a CDS encoding SpoIIE family protein phosphatase; translated protein: MRIAVVDDSETFRAYLQGLLAGRGELSAFDTAGDCLVALADPAQPPVDLVLMDLIMPVMDGLEATRRIKADPATADVPVIMVTVSDDDASLSEAFAAGAMDYIQKPPRKPELLARVDSALRLKAAIDARKAREREIKAEKEYIAAILEYSHDGIAVAGPDGRFTFVSPGMERIFGLPADTYTTADRWLDIVFPDLAARDDLADIFHQRPAPGHVWRRLYPFADKNGQRRACQIHFSTMPSGDLILNIQDMTLFEKQKEDLVKKHNRHQKDLDAAAEIQQSLLPRRFTMSDALRFAWEFVPCHNIGGDIFNVFPLGPHHVGLYMLDVSGHGVASSLVAHSVYNFMHYQRSTLVDRSGGAIDVVPPETVLSRLNDEFPFTKFQKFFTIFYMTIDLRTGRAIYGNAGHPAPWHIPADGPMAELPERGPIIGLAGLPPIPPGELLLAPGDKLLAISDGLADSRDAKGESFGEERIAAIAAAQAQEPVDVLVTALRRAADDFRQAAPPRDDLSLLGVEFIRPKA
- a CDS encoding STAS domain-containing protein, encoding MQLTCEETDAALVVRVSGEIIMDAVTECRAEVEHLALAAAAPAVVVDLSAVAFMDSSGVGFLIGLRRLCQDHGKTLSLANPTPPIKKLLAMLRLTDYFDAPPTGPAGA
- a CDS encoding PLP-dependent aminotransferase family protein, with the translated sequence MTLPETDSGIFRYMAVEKHILRLLESGELRVGDRVPSLRGLGGRLGVSVSTINQAYLELEKQGIIEARPKSGFFVRRTPIKRPAPSRGEAPPRGPATVARGALIREVLDGMGRRDIVPLGVALTDPSLLPAKQIARLLSKVAAGDERVTSYEGVQGNLELRRQIAWRLAEAGIEAGPDEVMITSGAMEALYLALRSVTRPGDNVAIPAPTYYCFLQLLENFGLRAVELPSYPDGGVRPADLRSALDRFDLKAVILTPNFNNPDGAMIPDEAKAEMAALLAERGVPVIEDDVYGDLHFAERRPRCLRSYDATGNVLHCSSFSKTLAPGYRLGYLLPGRHAAKAFELKATTNVCCATPTQVAAALYLAQGGFERHLRKTRGVLERQARMIEERVLRHFPDGTRVTHPSGGSVVWVQMPDSVDSIALFYAARELGIGLAPGNIFSSCDQFKHFVRLSYGNAWTPRIEQALADVGRLARELAEGGDRPEPAC
- a CDS encoding DUF2917 domain-containing protein; translated protein: MFVDRLREDRLLATTRTGIIDEWLSRWRDSRVLRAMAEAGARIFTPGRSLSVRLGQGKHLALTGVRYCRVTCAKGVVWVTAAGDGRDIVLTPGQSVTLGRSGKVVVTGRGEGSEVKVRWD